One genomic segment of Microcella indica includes these proteins:
- a CDS encoding sensor histidine kinase, translating into MTTASPTPAPAAPAPTAPAVPDSWSYGAVWRRVPRALGYLVPTFLIAIAVSAILTSLVSGAASLLVFVVGIFVLSLTLLLSRYAGAFEIARLRFSGEAPITPPEWQSDPTAVWWKRWLRPLANGRYWLALLHGAVIAPIIATVSFVVLTVWLSLTVVAIAVPIALATRGLQFSVEGYTTADWVVAEGRLESLAPAIAATAIVLGVVALVTLPYVLRGFTWLHAAIARPFLGRFSNEQLERQVSSLFTSRQAAVAAEGSALRRIERDIHDGPQQRLIRLQMDLAAAERRIAENPEEARGLVADARRQAQDALDELRNLSRGFAPPLLLDRGLFAALESLASRSSIPVALESQLGATANLPDEVARNAYFVASELIANAAKHSQATRIRLAVVAADGALTITVSDDGMGGAVERTGHGLEGLRDRTHGLGGELTIDSPEGGPTVVRATLPLAGVSGASAPADRAADREPRA; encoded by the coding sequence ATGACCACCGCATCCCCGACCCCCGCGCCGGCGGCCCCCGCCCCCACGGCGCCGGCCGTACCCGACAGCTGGAGCTACGGCGCCGTGTGGCGCCGGGTGCCGCGCGCTCTCGGCTACCTCGTTCCCACGTTCCTCATTGCGATCGCGGTGAGCGCGATTCTCACGTCGCTCGTCTCGGGCGCAGCAAGCCTGCTCGTCTTCGTCGTCGGCATCTTCGTGCTCTCCCTCACCCTCTTGCTGTCGCGGTACGCGGGCGCGTTCGAGATCGCTCGCCTGCGCTTCTCGGGTGAGGCGCCCATCACACCGCCCGAGTGGCAGAGCGACCCGACCGCCGTGTGGTGGAAGCGCTGGTTGCGCCCCCTCGCGAACGGCCGGTACTGGCTCGCCCTGCTGCACGGGGCCGTCATCGCGCCGATTATCGCGACGGTGAGCTTCGTCGTGCTCACCGTCTGGCTGAGCCTGACCGTCGTGGCCATCGCCGTGCCCATCGCCCTCGCGACGAGGGGGTTGCAGTTCTCGGTCGAGGGTTACACCACGGCCGACTGGGTGGTCGCCGAGGGGCGGCTGGAGAGCCTCGCGCCGGCCATCGCGGCCACCGCCATCGTGCTCGGCGTCGTCGCCCTCGTCACACTGCCCTACGTGCTTCGCGGCTTCACGTGGCTGCACGCCGCCATCGCGCGCCCGTTCCTCGGCCGCTTCAGCAACGAGCAGCTCGAGCGCCAGGTATCGAGCCTGTTCACCTCCCGGCAGGCGGCCGTCGCCGCCGAGGGCAGCGCCCTGCGCCGCATCGAGCGCGACATCCACGACGGCCCGCAGCAGCGCCTCATCCGGCTGCAGATGGACCTCGCCGCGGCCGAGCGCCGCATCGCCGAGAACCCTGAGGAGGCGCGCGGCCTCGTCGCGGATGCCCGGCGTCAGGCGCAGGACGCGCTCGACGAGTTGCGCAACCTGTCGCGTGGTTTCGCGCCGCCCCTGCTCCTCGATCGCGGACTGTTCGCCGCGCTTGAGTCGCTCGCGAGCCGCTCGAGCATCCCGGTGGCGCTCGAGTCGCAGCTCGGCGCGACCGCGAACCTGCCGGACGAGGTCGCCCGCAACGCGTACTTCGTGGCGAGCGAGCTCATCGCCAACGCTGCCAAGCACTCGCAGGCGACGCGCATCCGGCTCGCGGTGGTCGCTGCCGACGGCGCACTCACCATCACGGTGAGCGACGACGGCATGGGCGGCGCGGTCGAGCGCACGGGCCACGGCCTCGAGGGGCTGCGCGACCGCACTCACGGGCTCGGTGGCGAGCTCACGATCGACAGCCCCGAGGGCGGCCCGACCGTCGTGCGGGCGACGCTGCCGCTCGCGGGCGTGAGCGGAGCATCCGCCCCCGCCGACCGTGCCGCCGACCGCGAGCCGCGTGCCTAG
- a CDS encoding amidase, giving the protein MSRTPLVETSIPDLAAALAAGELTAVELVQGYLDRIAAYDREPSGDGARPALNAVVVDNPAALDEARASDERRARGASLGPLDGIPYLAKDSYMVRGLTVASGSPAFADLVAQHDAFTVERLRAAGAICLGLTNMPPMANGGMQRGLYGRAESPYNPDFLPAPFGSGSSNGSGAGLAASLAAFALAEETWSSGRGPASNNGLCCYTPSWGVISVRGNWPLVPTMDVVVPYTHTVGELLLVLDAIVADDAGVEGAGVRGDFWRAQPWLPLPASSEVRPASYPALADPDALRGRRLGIPRLYINADEATDDPIITRPSVVAQWRKARAVLEAAGAEVVEVDLPVVANYESRGRAVDRSMVARGLVPPAFADHELYELSMWGWDEFLQANGDPALHRLVDVDPDLIFPTPPGSLPGRYDDHLSRFAPEDVPFEDYVHRARASGVPTLEQIPDLADGVRGLDATRRQDWDAWLDAERLDAIVFPAVADIGPADADVNPRSAELAWRNGTWVANGNLVWRHLGIPTAQVPMGMLDDIAMPIGLTFAGRGWDDTALLAYAWAFEHAAAAPGSALGAPRVAPPFTPELSAAPERDAAEHGTLEA; this is encoded by the coding sequence GTGAGCCGCACGCCGCTCGTCGAGACGAGCATTCCCGACCTCGCGGCCGCACTCGCCGCCGGCGAGCTGACCGCGGTCGAACTCGTGCAGGGCTACCTCGACCGCATCGCGGCGTACGACCGCGAGCCCTCCGGCGACGGTGCGCGACCCGCCCTGAACGCCGTCGTGGTCGACAACCCGGCAGCTCTCGACGAGGCGCGCGCGAGCGATGAGCGGCGCGCGAGGGGCGCATCCCTCGGGCCTCTCGACGGCATCCCGTACCTCGCGAAAGACAGCTACATGGTGCGCGGCCTCACCGTCGCGAGCGGCTCGCCCGCCTTCGCCGACCTCGTCGCGCAGCACGATGCGTTCACCGTCGAGCGTCTGCGCGCGGCCGGGGCGATCTGCCTCGGGCTCACGAACATGCCCCCCATGGCCAACGGCGGCATGCAGCGCGGGCTGTACGGGCGGGCCGAGAGCCCGTACAACCCTGACTTCCTGCCGGCACCCTTCGGCTCAGGGTCATCGAACGGCTCGGGGGCCGGGCTGGCAGCCTCCCTCGCCGCCTTCGCCCTCGCCGAAGAGACCTGGTCGAGCGGCCGCGGCCCCGCCTCGAACAACGGCCTGTGCTGCTACACGCCCAGTTGGGGCGTCATCTCCGTGCGCGGCAACTGGCCGCTCGTGCCCACCATGGACGTCGTCGTGCCCTACACGCACACCGTGGGAGAGCTGCTGCTCGTGCTCGACGCGATCGTCGCCGACGACGCCGGGGTCGAGGGTGCGGGCGTGCGGGGCGACTTCTGGCGCGCGCAGCCGTGGTTGCCCCTCCCCGCGTCGAGCGAGGTGCGGCCGGCCTCGTACCCCGCCCTCGCCGACCCGGATGCCCTGCGCGGGCGTCGGCTGGGCATCCCGCGCCTCTACATCAACGCCGATGAGGCGACCGACGACCCGATCATCACGCGACCGAGCGTCGTCGCGCAGTGGCGGAAGGCGCGCGCCGTCCTCGAAGCCGCCGGCGCCGAGGTCGTGGAGGTCGACCTGCCCGTCGTGGCGAACTACGAGTCCCGGGGGCGCGCCGTCGACCGCTCGATGGTCGCGCGCGGACTCGTGCCCCCCGCGTTCGCCGACCACGAGCTCTACGAGCTGTCGATGTGGGGCTGGGACGAGTTTCTGCAGGCGAACGGCGATCCCGCCCTGCACCGGCTCGTCGACGTCGACCCCGACCTCATCTTCCCCACCCCGCCCGGATCCCTGCCGGGCCGGTATGACGACCACCTCAGCCGCTTCGCCCCCGAAGACGTGCCGTTCGAGGACTACGTGCACCGGGCTCGGGCCAGCGGCGTGCCGACGCTCGAGCAGATACCCGACCTCGCCGACGGCGTGCGCGGGCTCGACGCCACCCGACGTCAGGACTGGGACGCCTGGCTCGACGCTGAGCGTCTCGACGCGATCGTGTTCCCCGCCGTCGCCGACATCGGCCCGGCCGACGCCGACGTGAACCCCCGCAGCGCGGAGCTCGCCTGGCGCAACGGCACGTGGGTGGCCAACGGCAACCTCGTGTGGCGGCACCTCGGCATTCCGACCGCGCAGGTGCCCATGGGGATGCTCGACGACATCGCGATGCCCATCGGGCTCACGTTCGCCGGCCGCGGATGGGACGACACGGCGCTGCTCGCGTACGCGTGGGCATTCGAGCACGCCGCCGCTGCGCCGGGGTCGGCACTCGGCGCCCCACGGGTCGCCCCGCCGTTCACACCCGAACTGAGCGCCGCCCCCGAACGCGACGCCGCCGAGCACGGCACACTGGAGGCATGA
- a CDS encoding SRPBCC family protein, protein MSTVRAEIDIDLPISTVYNQWTQFETFPQFMSGVDVVRQVDDTHTHWEVSLAGVSREFDAEIVEQTPDERIAWNSTAGEEHAGVVTFHRLSDDTTKVTLQLTWEPKGAVERIGSLLQIDDIQIDRDLRSFKDLIEHNGFESGSWRGDVDRAPDATGR, encoded by the coding sequence ATGAGCACTGTTCGAGCAGAGATCGACATCGACCTCCCCATCTCCACCGTCTACAACCAGTGGACGCAGTTCGAGACCTTCCCCCAGTTCATGTCCGGGGTCGACGTGGTGCGCCAGGTCGACGACACCCACACTCACTGGGAGGTATCCCTCGCGGGCGTCTCCCGCGAGTTCGACGCCGAGATCGTCGAGCAGACCCCCGACGAGCGCATCGCGTGGAACTCGACGGCGGGTGAGGAGCACGCGGGCGTCGTGACCTTCCACCGTCTGAGCGACGACACGACGAAGGTCACCCTGCAGCTCACCTGGGAGCCGAAGGGCGCCGTCGAGCGCATCGGCTCGCTCCTGCAGATCGACGACATTCAGATCGACCGCGACCTGCGCAGCTTCAAGGACCTCATCGAGCACAACGGCTTCGAGAGCGGCTCCTGGCGAGGTGATGTCGACCGCGCTCCCGACGCGACCGGCCGCTGA
- a CDS encoding Glu/Leu/Phe/Val family dehydrogenase, giving the protein MTPTSLALPELTHERVELVTGARSGLSLGVALHSSALGPGLGGCRLWRYGHWSDGLGDVLRLSSAMTLKNSLAGLDYGGGKAVIILGEGDALEDGRRQDALLDLGDLVASFDGTYITTEDVGVTEHDMVVVRERTPHVVGLPTSLGGAGEPAEGTAIGVHASLEVVLERLFGSRDVADRSFVISGLGQVGSRLASRLAAAGARLIVTDIVDKRKLADELGATWIPPEEALTTPADVLVPAGLGGALTASAIEQLPVRAVVGPANNPLAERVGAAQLAERGILYAPDFLVNAGGVIHLALSAEGATSVVLDARLRAIGDTLARVLDAAEADGVTPLDAAETLAVERVRGATGARGSR; this is encoded by the coding sequence ATGACGCCCACCAGCCTCGCCCTGCCCGAGCTCACCCACGAGCGCGTCGAACTCGTCACGGGCGCGCGCTCCGGCCTCAGCCTCGGCGTGGCCCTGCACTCCAGCGCGCTCGGCCCCGGCCTCGGCGGCTGCCGCCTGTGGCGCTACGGCCACTGGAGCGACGGACTCGGCGACGTGCTGCGGCTGTCCAGCGCGATGACCCTCAAGAACTCCCTCGCCGGCCTCGACTACGGGGGCGGCAAAGCGGTCATCATCCTGGGCGAGGGCGACGCGCTGGAGGACGGCCGACGACAGGATGCCCTGCTCGACCTCGGCGACCTCGTGGCGAGCTTCGACGGCACCTACATCACGACCGAAGACGTCGGAGTGACCGAGCACGACATGGTCGTCGTGCGCGAGCGGACGCCGCACGTCGTCGGCCTGCCCACGAGCCTCGGCGGCGCGGGCGAGCCCGCCGAGGGCACCGCCATCGGCGTGCACGCCAGCCTCGAGGTCGTGCTGGAGCGGCTGTTCGGCTCACGCGACGTCGCCGACCGCTCCTTCGTCATCTCGGGGCTCGGACAGGTGGGGTCGCGCCTGGCCAGCCGACTCGCCGCCGCCGGCGCCCGACTGATCGTGACCGACATCGTCGACAAGCGGAAACTCGCCGACGAGCTCGGCGCGACGTGGATCCCGCCCGAGGAGGCGCTCACGACACCGGCCGACGTGCTCGTGCCCGCCGGTCTCGGGGGAGCGCTCACGGCCTCGGCGATCGAGCAGCTTCCCGTGCGAGCAGTCGTCGGCCCGGCCAACAATCCGCTCGCCGAGAGGGTGGGGGCCGCGCAGCTCGCCGAGCGGGGCATCCTGTACGCCCCCGACTTCCTCGTCAACGCTGGAGGCGTCATCCACCTCGCACTCTCGGCGGAGGGCGCCACGTCCGTCGTGCTGGATGCCCGGCTGCGCGCCATCGGCGACACGCTCGCACGCGTGCTCGACGCGGCCGAGGCCGACGGCGTCACGCCGCTCGACGCGGCCGAAACGCTCGCGGTCGAACGGGTGCGGGGCGCGACAGGCGCCCGCGGAAGTCGGTAG
- a CDS encoding SMP-30/gluconolactonase/LRE family protein: MTSVTMLSTDRHVLAEGPAWDTATATVSWIDIEAGRVFVGRLDSDDRVEVIRTLDFESHVGCAFRLGNAQFLVALERRLALVDALGNVTTSRELLPEGRRFNDGVIDPAGRLIVGGLSMTGDHSGNVLLRLEHDGAVTTLDDDLGLSNGLGFSPDGATLYSIDSTANVVYARSYDYESGDVGARREFARIEDATPDGLAVDAEGGLWVALWGGGGIRHLDALGHPHGDIELDVPHVTSLAFVGSSLNRALVTTASRDLSPAEVERHPGAGMLFLVDLPVAGQPAHRWRPVALPQ; this comes from the coding sequence ATGACCTCCGTCACGATGCTCTCCACCGACCGCCACGTGCTCGCCGAAGGGCCCGCGTGGGATACCGCGACGGCGACCGTCAGCTGGATCGACATCGAGGCCGGCCGCGTGTTCGTCGGCCGCCTCGACTCCGACGACCGGGTCGAGGTCATTCGCACCCTCGACTTCGAGAGCCACGTCGGCTGCGCCTTCCGGCTCGGCAACGCGCAGTTCCTCGTCGCCCTCGAGCGTCGTCTTGCGCTCGTCGACGCTCTCGGCAACGTCACGACCTCGCGCGAGCTGCTGCCCGAGGGGCGCCGCTTCAACGACGGCGTGATCGACCCGGCCGGGCGGCTCATCGTGGGCGGGCTCAGCATGACCGGCGACCACTCGGGCAACGTGCTGCTGCGCCTCGAGCACGACGGCGCCGTCACGACCCTCGACGATGATCTGGGCCTCTCGAACGGCCTCGGCTTCTCGCCGGATGGCGCCACGCTCTACTCGATCGACAGCACCGCGAACGTCGTCTACGCCCGCTCCTACGACTACGAGTCTGGCGACGTCGGTGCCCGTCGCGAGTTCGCGCGCATCGAGGACGCCACGCCCGATGGCCTCGCGGTCGACGCGGAGGGCGGCCTGTGGGTGGCGCTGTGGGGTGGCGGCGGAATCCGCCATCTGGATGCTCTGGGCCACCCGCACGGAGACATCGAGCTCGACGTGCCGCACGTCACGAGCCTCGCGTTCGTCGGCAGCTCGCTCAACCGGGCACTCGTGACGACCGCGAGCCGCGACCTGTCGCCGGCCGAGGTCGAGCGCCACCCCGGTGCTGGCATGCTCTTCCTCGTCGACCTGCCCGTCGCCGGCCAGCCGGCGCACCGCTGGCGCCCGGTCGCCCTGCCCCAGTAG
- a CDS encoding ABC transporter permease, with protein MLRLNRRSKALLGVIVGVVLVFMYVPLGLVMLNAFNDAQIAAWPVDEFSLRWWSVALTSEPIRAAVLNSVIIGLGATVIALLLGTLAAFALSRYSFFGKQTVNLLIVLPIALPGVVTGVAFSNTFTSILDPIGIQVGYLGIIIAHGTFCIVMVFNNVFARLRRMSPNLQEASMDLGAGLGQTFRLVTFPQFRTSFVAGGLLAFALSFDEVVVSIFTAPPGVDTLPLWFLNTMARPNEGNLVNVVATVLILFSFIPVYISQRLSRAEEEER; from the coding sequence ATGCTCAGACTCAACCGCCGCTCCAAGGCCCTGCTCGGCGTCATCGTCGGCGTCGTGCTCGTCTTCATGTACGTGCCGCTCGGGCTCGTCATGCTCAACGCCTTCAACGATGCGCAGATCGCGGCGTGGCCCGTCGACGAGTTCTCGCTGCGCTGGTGGAGCGTCGCGCTCACCTCCGAGCCGATCCGCGCGGCCGTGCTCAACTCGGTCATCATCGGGCTCGGGGCCACGGTCATCGCGCTCCTCCTCGGCACGCTCGCGGCGTTCGCGCTCTCCCGCTACTCGTTCTTCGGCAAGCAGACCGTCAACCTGCTCATCGTGCTGCCCATCGCCCTCCCCGGCGTCGTCACGGGTGTGGCGTTCAGCAACACCTTCACGTCGATCCTCGACCCCATCGGCATCCAGGTCGGCTACCTGGGCATCATCATCGCCCACGGCACCTTCTGCATCGTCATGGTGTTCAACAACGTGTTCGCCCGGCTGCGGCGCATGAGCCCCAACCTCCAGGAGGCGTCGATGGACCTCGGCGCGGGTCTCGGGCAGACCTTCCGGCTCGTGACCTTCCCGCAGTTCCGCACGTCGTTCGTCGCGGGCGGCCTGCTCGCCTTCGCGCTGAGCTTCGACGAGGTCGTCGTCTCGATCTTCACCGCTCCCCCCGGCGTGGACACCCTGCCGCTGTGGTTCCTCAACACGATGGCGCGACCCAACGAGGGCAACCTCGTCAACGTCGTCGCGACCGTGCTCATCCTCTTCTCCTTCATTCCCGTCTACATCTCGCAGCGCCTCTCGCGGGCCGAGGAAGAGGAGCGGTAG
- a CDS encoding agmatine deiminase family protein: MTWRMPAETTPHDRIWMAFPREGDVMGDSSAAREATYAAWTAVAHAILPFEPVTMVVDPSEWSRARQLLSAEIEVVEAPLDDFWMRDIGPTFVVDDETGELGGVDWIFNAWGDQGGAFARDALIAEFVLEQAGCTRIPSLLVNEGGAIHVDGDGTVMVTETVQLDPGRNRYATKERVEAELARTLGVTQTVWLPRGLTRDYEPLGTRGHVDMIATFASPGVVLVHEQPAESHPDHAVMREVRGVLERATDAAGRRLTLIDLPAPSQLRDDEGFVDWNYVNHLTVNGGVIACGYDDPVADARARDLLGAAYPGREVVTVDAREILARGGGIHCITQQQPRSGLPVGDSGAA; encoded by the coding sequence ATGACCTGGCGCATGCCCGCCGAGACCACGCCGCACGACCGCATCTGGATGGCGTTCCCGCGCGAGGGCGACGTCATGGGCGACAGCTCGGCCGCGCGCGAGGCGACCTACGCGGCGTGGACGGCGGTCGCCCACGCGATCCTGCCGTTCGAGCCCGTGACGATGGTCGTCGACCCCAGCGAGTGGTCACGCGCACGTCAGCTGCTGAGCGCCGAGATCGAAGTCGTCGAGGCCCCGCTCGACGACTTCTGGATGCGCGACATCGGCCCCACGTTCGTCGTCGACGACGAGACCGGCGAGCTCGGCGGCGTCGACTGGATCTTCAACGCCTGGGGCGACCAGGGCGGCGCGTTCGCCCGCGACGCGCTCATCGCCGAGTTCGTGCTCGAGCAGGCCGGCTGCACGCGCATCCCGAGTCTGCTCGTCAACGAGGGCGGGGCCATCCACGTCGACGGCGACGGCACCGTCATGGTCACCGAGACCGTGCAGCTCGACCCCGGCCGCAACCGCTACGCCACGAAGGAGCGCGTCGAGGCAGAACTGGCGCGCACACTCGGAGTGACCCAGACGGTCTGGCTGCCGCGCGGCCTCACGCGTGACTACGAGCCGCTCGGCACGCGCGGGCACGTCGACATGATCGCGACCTTCGCGTCACCCGGCGTCGTGCTCGTCCACGAGCAGCCCGCCGAGTCGCACCCCGACCACGCCGTCATGCGCGAGGTGCGCGGGGTGCTCGAGCGGGCGACCGACGCCGCAGGCCGCAGGCTGACGCTCATCGATCTGCCCGCCCCGAGCCAGCTGCGCGACGACGAGGGCTTCGTCGACTGGAACTACGTCAACCACCTCACCGTGAACGGCGGGGTGATCGCGTGCGGGTACGACGACCCGGTCGCGGATGCCCGCGCACGCGACCTGCTGGGCGCCGCCTACCCCGGCCGCGAGGTCGTGACGGTCGACGCCCGCGAGATCCTCGCGCGCGGCGGCGGCATCCACTGCATCACGCAGCAGCAGCCCCGCAGCGGGCTGCCCGTCGGCGACAGCGGTGCGGCGTGA
- a CDS encoding CDP-alcohol phosphatidyltransferase family protein: MTDAAAARARVRARALRRVEHARLAALAGADSRAATEALLSGLRAQGFGPRALGRFVYDATRRSMLEARKRPVAVAEATAIHLAIGALAHPRGRAWLLTSWIMTVTHLGMLEQRRTLGAPNLLTVARAALPAAAHRLGAAVPVLALATDFVDGKLARSTGTVTRFGTQGDYLADAALWTWFTLRYETSRAWQVATFAAWAMPVGALTVASFARGGMVDLPRSRWIRPAAVMEVLIGARVVVRLAQSRRR; the protein is encoded by the coding sequence ATGACGGACGCCGCAGCAGCGCGCGCGAGAGTGCGTGCGCGGGCTCTCCGGCGAGTCGAGCATGCGCGGCTCGCCGCCCTCGCCGGCGCGGACAGCCGCGCGGCCACCGAGGCTCTCCTCAGCGGGCTGCGCGCGCAGGGATTCGGGCCGAGGGCGCTGGGTCGCTTCGTGTACGACGCGACCCGCCGCAGCATGCTCGAAGCCCGCAAGCGACCCGTCGCGGTCGCCGAGGCGACCGCCATCCACCTCGCGATCGGCGCGCTCGCGCACCCGCGCGGCCGCGCCTGGCTCCTCACCAGCTGGATCATGACCGTCACGCATCTCGGGATGCTCGAGCAGCGTCGCACGCTCGGCGCACCCAATCTGCTCACCGTCGCCCGGGCCGCACTGCCCGCCGCCGCGCACCGGCTCGGCGCCGCCGTGCCCGTGCTCGCCCTCGCGACCGACTTCGTCGACGGCAAGCTCGCGCGCAGCACCGGCACGGTCACCCGATTCGGCACGCAAGGCGACTACCTCGCCGACGCCGCACTGTGGACCTGGTTCACACTGCGCTACGAGACCAGCCGTGCGTGGCAGGTGGCCACCTTCGCGGCGTGGGCGATGCCCGTCGGGGCGCTCACCGTCGCGAGCTTCGCCCGGGGCGGCATGGTCGACCTGCCGCGCTCGCGCTGGATTCGCCCCGCCGCCGTCATGGAGGTGCTCATCGGGGCGCGCGTCGTCGTGCGCCTCGCGCAGAGTCGCCGCCGCTGA
- a CDS encoding putative RNA methyltransferase, which yields MTTLDAAYDLLQCPSCGEPLTPADGGAECGNRHRFDRARQGYLSLRAAHKGKGAPATGDTPEMLEARERFQADGFHDAILHAVLEAVPEDARGWLADLGGGTGWYASQVLDARPDLRGIVLDASAPAVRVAARAHDRLAAVSADVWTGIPLRDASVAVALRIFSPGSAAEVRRILAPGGRAVLVVPHGDHQRELQHGLKLLRVPAGKAEEVAASIPDARLVSAREVRSRVALSIEQALDAVFMGPNAFHQDREKVRAVLEEWAAPVNVTIAVTVVTLELE from the coding sequence GTGACTACCCTCGACGCGGCCTATGACCTTCTGCAGTGCCCGAGCTGCGGCGAGCCGCTCACCCCCGCCGACGGGGGAGCGGAGTGCGGCAATCGGCACCGCTTCGACCGCGCCCGCCAGGGCTACCTGAGCCTGCGCGCCGCGCACAAGGGCAAGGGCGCTCCCGCGACGGGCGACACCCCCGAGATGCTCGAGGCGCGCGAGCGGTTCCAGGCCGACGGTTTCCACGACGCGATTCTCCACGCGGTGCTCGAGGCGGTTCCCGAGGACGCGCGGGGCTGGCTCGCCGACCTCGGCGGCGGCACCGGCTGGTACGCCTCGCAGGTGCTGGATGCCCGCCCCGACCTGCGCGGCATCGTGCTCGACGCCTCCGCCCCCGCCGTGCGCGTCGCCGCGCGCGCCCACGACCGCCTGGCAGCGGTGAGCGCCGATGTGTGGACGGGCATCCCGTTGCGCGACGCGAGCGTCGCCGTGGCGCTGCGCATCTTCTCGCCAGGCTCCGCTGCCGAGGTGCGCCGCATCCTCGCCCCCGGCGGCCGCGCCGTGCTCGTCGTGCCGCACGGCGACCACCAGCGCGAGCTGCAGCACGGGCTCAAGCTTCTGCGCGTGCCCGCTGGGAAGGCGGAGGAGGTCGCGGCGAGCATCCCGGATGCCCGGCTCGTCTCCGCGCGGGAGGTGCGCAGCCGGGTCGCACTCTCGATCGAGCAGGCCCTCGACGCCGTGTTCATGGGGCCCAACGCGTTCCACCAGGACCGCGAGAAGGTGCGCGCCGTGCTCGAGGAGTGGGCCGCGCCCGTCAACGTCACGATCGCGGTCACGGTCGTGACCCTCGAGCTCGAGTAG
- a CDS encoding ABC transporter permease, whose protein sequence is MTSTVAASQRRPGPSSTLVRRPLSTALHRRRRVRLAGLLALPMAWLIGLYIFSLALLLITAFWIVDPFTSLVRPGFTLDNFALLVSNPAYVSTSLRTLGIALAVTAISALFAVPLGIFMAKLASPWLRALLAIAITLPLWAGYLVKVVAMRITFTEEGFFNSIAGLVGGSGPGFGIPTVILTLTYLWFPYMALPVYTAIRQIPPNLFDASADLGAGGWTTIRTVVIPLLTPALLAGSIFTFSLSLGDYLAARFVGGPNSQMIGSIIASNINLNPPVAAAFSVVPIAFVVIYLLVTRRTGALERM, encoded by the coding sequence GTGACGTCGACCGTTGCCGCCTCGCAGCGGCGCCCGGGGCCGAGCTCGACGCTCGTGCGCCGCCCGCTCTCGACGGCGCTGCACCGTCGACGGCGTGTGCGCCTCGCCGGCTTGCTCGCTCTGCCCATGGCCTGGCTCATCGGGCTCTACATCTTCTCGCTCGCGCTGCTCCTCATCACCGCGTTCTGGATCGTCGACCCCTTCACCTCCCTCGTGCGGCCCGGCTTCACGCTCGACAACTTCGCGCTGCTCGTGAGCAACCCCGCCTACGTGAGCACCTCTCTGCGCACGCTCGGCATCGCGCTCGCCGTCACGGCGATCAGTGCTCTCTTCGCGGTGCCCCTCGGCATCTTCATGGCCAAGCTCGCCTCGCCCTGGCTGCGTGCCCTGCTCGCGATCGCCATCACGCTCCCGTTGTGGGCCGGGTACCTCGTCAAGGTCGTCGCCATGCGCATCACCTTCACCGAGGAGGGCTTCTTCAACTCGATCGCGGGCCTCGTCGGGGGCAGCGGGCCCGGGTTCGGCATCCCGACCGTCATCCTCACCCTCACCTACCTGTGGTTCCCCTACATGGCGCTGCCGGTGTACACGGCGATCCGCCAGATACCCCCGAACCTCTTCGACGCCTCCGCCGACCTGGGTGCCGGCGGATGGACGACCATCCGCACCGTCGTCATCCCCCTCCTCACGCCCGCGCTCCTCGCCGGCTCGATCTTCACCTTCTCCCTCAGCCTCGGCGACTACCTCGCCGCCCGCTTCGTCGGCGGCCCCAACAGCCAGATGATCGGCTCGATCATCGCCTCCAACATCAACCTCAACCCGCCCGTTGCGGCCGCGTTCTCGGTCGTGCCGATCGCCTTCGTCGTCATCTACCTGCTCGTCACGCGTCGCACCGGCGCGCTCGAGCGGATGTAG
- a CDS encoding ribonuclease E inhibitor RraB, whose protein sequence is MKMRDDVDAPREVEHVALFRRMRDAAEAARDLESHGYHAEVTRRKLTRATLTATKTAAVDVDTADAMTEEVYTIVCDHRGDYDGWGAPVLARG, encoded by the coding sequence ATGAAGATGCGTGACGACGTCGACGCTCCCCGCGAGGTCGAACACGTCGCACTGTTCCGCCGTATGCGCGACGCCGCGGAGGCGGCGCGCGACCTCGAGTCGCACGGCTACCACGCCGAGGTGACGCGTCGAAAGCTCACCAGGGCGACGCTCACCGCGACGAAGACGGCCGCGGTCGATGTGGACACCGCGGACGCGATGACCGAGGAGGTCTACACGATCGTGTGCGACCACCGCGGCGACTACGACGGTTGGGGCGCGCCCGTCCTGGCGCGCGGCTGA